The Oscillospiraceae bacterium DNA window AAAGAATAATTTCATCCTTTTCAAAGTCATTATACCATCTTTTTTCAAAAAAGTCAAACAAATGTTCGAAAAAGTATTGACAAAAACATTTGTTCGATTTATAATATAATTACTTCGAACAAATGTTCATTTAGAAAGGATGGATATTATGAAAAAAATAGTTATAAAAAACAAATTCAGATTTATATGTTTCTTACTTGTTGTATTTACACTTTTATCAATATTATTAGTTTCAGTTTCAGATTTTGGAAAGGTTTATTCCAAGTCTTATGACAGATTTGCTACATACTTTGTTGAAAGCGGAGATACCTTATGGGAAATTGCTGAAAAAAATAATATAAATAACAAAGATTTAAGAAAACTTATTTTTGAAATAAGAGAACTTAATGGCATTGATTCCAACCTTTATATAGGTCAGGAAATTATAATTCCACTTTAAAGTAAAAAAAAGACGCATCAGCGTCTTTTTTTAACATCTTTTATATAATTCATTAAATCGTTTAAATTTGTCTTTATCGATACTTTGCAGTTGTTCTTTGGTAATTCTGTACTGCCAGTTCCCTTCTGCACGCCCAGGAACATTTATTCTCGTGTCACTTCCATAACCCAAAAGGTCTTGTATAGGCAAAATAACAATCCCTGCATTACTTGCAAAAATACTTCTTAAAATACTATCATAACCTTTTTCCCAATCATCCAGATGATAATTACAGTATTCAAGCATTCTTCTTTTATTATCCATAGGAAGTTCCCATAAATGTCCAAGAAGAGTATTATTATCATGTGTTCCCGTATATGCTACGGAGTTATTGATATAATTATGAGGAATATGAGGGTTATCAGAATCATCTAAAAATCCAAACTGAAACACTCTTACTCCAGGATATCCGCTGTCACTTAAAAGTTTTTTAACATCATCGGTTATTTCACCTAAATCTTCTGCGATAATCAAAGTATCGGAAAACTTTTCATTAAACTTTTCAATAAGATCCATACCAGGTCCTTTTACCCATTTTCCTCCTCTGGCAGTTTTATCGCCGTACGGTACTGCCCAGAATGACTCCAAGCCTCTGAAATGGTCAATTCTGACACCGTCAAACAGTTCCGTCATATAGGTCATTCTGTCAATCCACCATTTATAACCATTTTTCTTCATAGCATCCCAGTCATAGAGTGGATTACCCCAAAGTTGCCCGTCAGAAGAAAAATAATCAGGAGGAACACCGGCAACGCACAAAGGGAAATTATTTTCATCTAATAAAAATTCTTCTTTATTTGCCCATACATCTGAACTGTCAAGTGCAACATACATAGGTATATCCCCTATGATTTTTATTCCCTTTTCATTTGCGTATTTTTTTATGTCTGCCCACTCATTCAAGAATTCATATTGAATAAATTTCCACATAAACAAAGTATCGTCATCTATTTCGTCATTTGTCCATTCATACCATGGTTTTTCGCTATTAGCCTCTTTTTTTGCCATGAAGATACAAAAATCTTTTATATGTGGTCTTAATTCAACAAACTCATTTATTTCATCTTTATTTTGAACTCTTTTAGATGCAATTTTCAAAAGATCAAAACGCATTTGATATAATCTTTCGTATTCAGCGCTATATGGTTGAGTCTGATGATTAAGTGTAAGTTCTTCTTTAGTTAAAAGGCCTTTTTTATAAAGAATTTCCAAGTCAACAAAATA harbors:
- a CDS encoding LysM peptidoglycan-binding domain-containing protein, with translation MDIMKKIVIKNKFRFICFLLVVFTLLSILLVSVSDFGKVYSKSYDRFATYFVESGDTLWEIAEKNNINNKDLRKLIFEIRELNGIDSNLYIGQEIIIPL
- the malQ gene encoding 4-alpha-glucanotransferase gives rise to the protein MERKSGVLMHISSLYGDYSIGSFGKCAKEFVDFLCELKFTYWQVLPFLMADDFNSPYQSYSAFSGNPYFVDLEILYKKGLLTKEELTLNHQTQPYSAEYERLYQMRFDLLKIASKRVQNKDEINEFVELRPHIKDFCIFMAKKEANSEKPWYEWTNDEIDDDTLFMWKFIQYEFLNEWADIKKYANEKGIKIIGDIPMYVALDSSDVWANKEEFLLDENNFPLCVAGVPPDYFSSDGQLWGNPLYDWDAMKKNGYKWWIDRMTYMTELFDGVRIDHFRGLESFWAVPYGDKTARGGKWVKGPGMDLIEKFNEKFSDTLIIAEDLGEITDDVKKLLSDSGYPGVRVFQFGFLDDSDNPHIPHNYINNSVAYTGTHDNNTLLGHLWELPMDNKRRMLEYCNYHLDDWEKGYDSILRSIFASNAGIVILPIQDLLGYGSDTRINVPGRAEGNWQYRITKEQLQSIDKDKFKRFNELYKRC